In Aspergillus oryzae RIB40 DNA, chromosome 6, one genomic interval encodes:
- a CDS encoding J domain-containing protein (predicted protein), producing MAITDNVGYIQNIYYGITIRAGEPRPQPPSPRYARHRRRIFILVVTSYLLYTLYETFHRVQAAGDFYKALGVSPLADDRTIKSRFRRLAAQHHPDKINQGDGIPSDDYFVYLKLAQDTLLDPARRFAYDRFGPDVLVWSNVKTVQDFLFTGLQRSIPQYVGGFVTIIILNFTWWSNWGRYWRFFTFAALITLELALTTQPRALFFPASYIPVELQKLLGISTKTPSFYLLPFQILTLAQRASVMLHIFISQVTPPEVSKGSSSAAGERIHPQTMQRLAQLAQLSRATDGESTRLLQLGFAPFKGDRESVATLRKGMKEGLVLSSVRASSGVQQAVGEVIERKRQEKKAD from the exons ATGGCCATTACTGACAACGTAGGATATA TTCAGAATATTTACTATGGAATTACCATTCGCGCGGGTGAACCTCGACCCCAACCCCCCTCTCCGCGCTATGCCCGACATCGCCGTCGCATCTTTATTCTGGTCGTGACAAGCTATCTCCTTTACACGCTCTACGAGACATTTCATCGGGTTCAGGCTGCCGGTGATTTTTACAAAGCACTTGGGGTCTCTCCATTGGCCGATGATAGGACTATCAAATCGCGATTCCGGCGCCTTGCTGCGCAGCATCATCCAGACAAGATCAACCAAGGGGATGGCATTCCTTCCGACGACTACTTTGTATATTTGAAGCTGGCGCAAGATACCTTACTGGATCCTGCGAGGCGGTTTGCATATGATAGATTTGGACCCGATGTTCTTGTCTGGAGTAATGTCAAGACTGTGCAAGACTTCCTGTTTACAGGGTTACAGCGGTCGATACCGCAGTATGTGGGAGGATTCGTGACCATTATCATTTTGAACTTCACCTGGTGGTCCAACTGGGGCCGTTAT TGGCGCTTCTTTACTTTTGCTGCCTTGATCACTCTTGAATTAGCTTTGACCACGCAGCCAAGAGCTTTATTCTTCCCTGCATCCTATATCCCTGTAGAGCTACAAAAATTGCTGGGGATTTCTACGAAGACGCCGAGCTTCTATCTCCTACCATTTCAGATCTTGACCCTTGCGCAACGTGCCTCCGTGATGCTGCATATCTTTATTTCGCAGGTGACACCGCCCGAGGTCAGCAAAGGGTCATCCTCCGCAGCGGGTGAGCGTATCCACCCGCAGACCATGCAGCGCCTCGCGCAATTAGCTCAGCTCTCTCGGGCTACAGACGGCGAATCGACGCGGCTGTTGCAGCTAGGATTTGCGCCATTCAAAGGCGATCGAGAGAGCGTTGCCACGCTGCGCAAGGGCATGAAAGAGGGGTTAGTCCTGAGCAGTGTACGGGCTAGT
- a CDS encoding DNA-directed RNA polymerase I subunit RPA43 (predicted protein), with the protein MKIFQSRACRQHGKSTTFNFIQKFSAMKHYRMLSSSMKLRLGACLETYRPRHRLPFLHMSKEGKEKKKVSTSENPSDIDPRRYSTGAPVAPLSNTMAVDAMEIDSERVPAAVPSPEKERKRKHKNKDVSSSSPSKKKRKHESSQLTDETADHDIEKKKKSKKSKDKTKSKQADTEGAAIPDSPYVLTTATLYLPLSPISISPTHAKASLLAEHLSPLLLTYYAPLQGVILAYSDASISSTPPSPYTSSDPADPNPKPLTLAKTAGEYGVLYVYLTATFLVFRPQRGQILEGWVNVQSEGFLGAVVLNLFSVGIERKRLPSNWKWVPPGEEGSVSGDQQKTATTSEDDESEPSASFDQEKEHFNPVSLANPVSDTLNEEANAEDDESAAEGYFQSVSGHRVRGTVRFRVVDVDVIPGSERDRSFLSIEGTMLSPEEEARVLEDERNGILTTSATPRRGRSQEPRVSMSGALAAPSVAAIPEPETPSKTKEPKAEKEKKSKSSKSKKKEKKEK; encoded by the coding sequence ATGAAGATATTTCAGTCCCGTGCTTGTAGGCAGCACGGGAAATCAACTACTTTTAATTTTATACAAAAGTTTAGCGCCATGAAGCACTATCGTAtgttgtcttcttccatgaaGTTGCGACTTGGCGCCTGCCTTGAAACTTACCGCCCTAGACACCGCCTTCCATTTCTCCACATgagcaaagaaggaaaagaaaaaaaaaaagtttcgACATCTGAAAATCCATCGGATATCGATCCTCGAAGATACTCCACAGGCGCACCCGTTGCGCCACTATCGAACACAATGGCCGTCGATGCGATGGAAATAGATTCAGAGCGGGTCCCAGCTGCCGTACCATCCCCAGAAAAAGAGCGCAAGCGCAAACACAAGAACAAGGACGtatcatcctcatcgccgtcaaagaagaagcgcaagcaTGAATCGAGCCAATTAACCGACGAAACCGCGGATCATGacattgaaaagaagaaaaagagcaagaagTCCAAGGATAAGACGAAGAGCAAACAGGCCGACACAGAAGGAGCAGCAATTCCAGACTCGCCATATGTTCTGACCACCGCAACGCTCTATCTTCCTCTATCGCCCATCTCGATTTCCCCGACTCATGCTAAAGCCTCCCTCCTGGCGGAACATctctcccctctcctccttACTTATTATGCTCCCCTTCAAGGTGTCATCTTGGCCTACTCCGATGCCTCGATATCGAGTACCCCGCCTTCCCCATATACGTCCTCTGATCCCGCAGATCCCAATCCAAAACCATTGACTCTCGCCAAGACAGCAGGCGAATACGGCGTGCTGTACGTTTACCTGACTGCGACATTCCTGGTTTTTCGGCCACAAAGGGGTCAAATTCTCGAAGGATGGGTCAACGTCCAGTCTGAAGGTTTCCTGGGCGCCGTTGTGCTCAACCTCTTCTCCGTCGGTATTGAACGCAAGAGACTCCCTTCGAACTGGAAATGGGTCCCaccaggtgaagaaggcagcGTCAGCGGAGACCAGCAAAAGACAGCCACCACATCCGAAGATGACGAATCCGAACCGTCTGCCTCCTTcgatcaagaaaaagagcatTTCAACCCCGTCTCGTTGGCAAACCCCGTCTCCGACACCCTCAACGAAGAAGCCAATGCTGAGGATGACGAATCTGCCGCAGAGGGCTACTTCCAGTCTGTATCTGGTCACCGTGTACGCGGCACTGTCCGTTTCCGGGTCGTCGATGTCGACGTCATTCCCGGTTCGGAGCGCGATCGCAGCTTTCTTAGCATTGAGGGCACGATGCTCTCCCCGGAGGAGGAAGCCAGAGTGCTTGAAGATGAGCGCAATGGTATCTTAACCACATCTGCCACCCCACGGAGGGGACGTAGCCAAGAACCCCGAGTTTCCATGTCCGGCGCACTAGCAGCGCCATCAGTCGCTGCTATCCCAGAACCAGAAACTCCcagcaagaccaaggagccgaaggctgagaaggagaagaaatccaaatcctccaagtctaagaagaaggaaaagaaggagaaatga
- the nfr1 gene encoding putative AIF-like mitochondrial oxidoreductase (Nfrl) (monodehydroascorbate/ferredoxin reductase) has product MAQEYKLKDISSLADIKEMDKVESEVEGIEDGKVLVVNYEGQFHAMSPKCTHYGAPLKLGVVAPEGRITCPWHGACFNISTGDVEDAPAPKALHKFEVFEKDGAVYIKGEESTIKSGQRDPVARCSASAPEKLVIVGGGSGTFGVVEAIRELKYKGDITIISREPNLPIDRTKLSKALISDPSKIEWRPREWYESVSVETVTDEVTSVDFNKRTVATKSGKTYPYTKLVLATGGVPRTLPVEGFNDLGNIFLLRFVTDVQSILKAVGEKNKKIVVVGSSFIGMEVGNALAKDNDVTIVGQEKAPMERVLGEEVGRIIQGNLEKAGVKFKLQAGVAKATPSSSDSSKVGAVHLNDGTVLGADLVILGVGVRPATDFLKNNQAITLENDGSIRTDEHFAVPGLDNHVFAIGDIATYPYHGPGTDPKGTLTRIEHWNVAQNAGRGVARAIVHSLANSASSLQSLKPKAFIPIFWSAVGAQLRYCGNTPNGWDSLVLKGEPENAKFAAYYCKGDTVVAVATMGMDPIMVKCAELMRRKNMPSKSQIESGVDVLKVGLPEGVKI; this is encoded by the exons ATGGCACAAGAATATAAACTCAAGGATATCTCGTCCCTAGCGGACATCAAAGAAATGGACAAGGTGGAGTCCGAGGTGGAGGGCATAGAGGATGGTAAGGTCCTGGTGGTGAACTACGAAGGTCAATTTCATGCCATGAGTCCTAAATGTACCCATTACGGAGCTCCGTTGAAACTTGGTGTTGTTGCTCCGGAGGGACGGATTACTTGCCCGTGGCATGGAG CATGCTTTAATATCAGTACcggtgatgttgaagatgcaCCCGCTCCCAAAGCTTTGCATAAGTTTGAAGTCTTTGAGAAGGATGGTGCGGTCTATATCAAGGGAGAGGAGTCGACCATTAAGTCCGGCCAAAGAGATCCGGTTGCCCGGTGCAGTGCTTCCGCTCCGGAGAAGTTGGTCATTGTGGGAGG TGGAAGCGGTACTTTTGGTGTTGTCGAGGCCATTCGCGAGTTGAAATACAAGGGTGACATAACCATCATTTCTCGAGAGCCCAATCTGCCTATTGATAGAACCAAGTTATCCAAGGCTCTGATCTCAGATCCTTCGAAGATCGAGTGGCGCCCTCGTGAATGGTACGAGAGCGTCTCCGTAGAGACCGTCACTGATGAAGTGACGTCGGTGGACTTTAACAAGAGAACTGTGGCCACTAAGTCGGGCAAGACATACCCATACACTAAGCTGGTACTTGCTACTGGAGGTGTGCCACGCACTCTCCCTGTGGAAGGCTTCAATGACCTAGgcaacatcttcctcctgcgCTTTGTCACCGATGTACAGTCCATCCTCAAGGCAGTAGgcgagaagaacaaaaagatcGTTGTCGTCGGTAGCTCATTCATTGGTATGGAGGTGGGTAACGCACTCGCCAAAGATAACGATGTCACCATTGTCGGTCAAGAAAAGGCCCCTATGGAACGCGTCTTGGGTGAGGAGGTCGGCCGAATCATTCAAGGAAATCTGGAGAAGGCGGGTGTCAAATTCAAGCTGCAGGCCGGCGTTGCGAAAGCTACACCTTCTAGTTCGGACTCCAGCAAGGTCGGCGCAGTCCATCTCAACGACGGCACCGTCCTCGGAGCCGACCTAGTCATTCTGGGCGTCGGTGTACGTCCAGCTACCGACTTCCTTAAGAACAACCAGGCCATTACTCTAGAGAATGACGGTTCAATCAGAACTGATGAACATTTCGCCGTCCCTGGTCTAGACAACCATGTCTTTGCCATCGGTGACATTGCCACATACCCTTATCATGGGCCGGGTACGGATCCAAAGGGCACTCTCACTCGTATCGAACACTGGAACGTTGCGCAAAACGCCGGCCGCGGCGTCGCCCGCGCCATTGTTCATAGCCTCGCAAACTCAGCCTCATCGCTACAATCCCTGAAACCGAAGGCCTTCATCCCAATTTTCTGGTCTGCCGTGGGGGCTCAATTGCGGTACTGCGGTAACACCCCCAACGGCTGGGATAGCCTCGTTTTGAAGGGCGAGCCCGAGAACGCCAAGTTTGCTGCGTACTACTGTAAGGGCGATACAGTGGTCGCCGTTGCGACGATGGGCATGGATCCCATTATGGTGAAGTGTGCGGAGTTGATGCGCCGGAAGAATATGCCGTCTAAGTCGCAGATTGAGAgtggtgttgatgtcttGAAAGTAGGATTGCCGGAAGGTGTAAAGATTTAA
- a CDS encoding uncharacterized protein (predicted protein), which translates to MRLHLIIQRHGLPVTRILWTTASPSLYGQSTSSALPAFASAITSSRAPNALYANGGYTIAQLLEDVNEVVPLETEPALFDSEFSGQWGLEDYVVEVGGSECLHFMEVEGLLRDGDEVLIRALQISDLRARRLTGRHQISTDGKHLIDGVPFGKPFLKRPVSSRPAITIPPRKRRRTTFATQDNVVGYHEEDTEWALPRIRSFKELSALRGVDEPETGIMDGNVEYNDDEDEDEYEDYHESHEDTGNGTVIRHHVDNTEDAEASESDADASDIDARDLEDELKDLKEDLDISAMPETESTDDEQHETERRGYALRSRLSTSHAAPTKSSVAQVIQASSEAHSFRRDSKAVRFSQQKEGSPMLPSLESAIAKAPPASDSNSDSSDSASSSSLSDSSNTDSGDGSSSSDESSSESSDDSSSDSDISTSESEDEEISTAPLVANPPGYGSVRTKKSNQRNKMRRRLSKLKELGALPAEADFAALRDWEDKNKGQRFVPEISGSNKGPEMEEFEERRQKLLRDIDSGGIDITDGTFSPLKPVEESNQSQSKELAKQHEATVEEAGEVVPEPKRRTLDVASSRRLLFGSLGVRTPRTKEDEEATRKKLAGKANNFVPQKKVSDELTDAPESDLDEDWENKLIVRATECVYDDIQLTAPPFPFEQRWDYEAGDLIRQRKGLGKKRKRRQQLQVYDEEEGDYGGGEDSFVDDDLHHNYDDSEQLYSEANDHEAAQIAEEKSDDLPSVPSDPSSLRDLVEDDLKCGCVLAFKQLDVSKATNWQPTVTDFRVAEIHDVYDDGTLNLRLAKRDRRQVKEIELEEDGPQYSGFEMPGYEDEGEDDGFREMSFADLIDPKLLRPAELEKTKQTSKSLPRDHALTRPSSPELFPRSPSPATNQPGMSGGLTDYEQTIKESSKLPNKLDPEVPTSSMTDNIHTSIGDANPEIRSPTFDGFQSSSPTSGQPLKASLYDSDSSCSDPHSLEGKDVQFMSHSSPPPILPDNFSSLPPSDDDLQMLSTPRSEVSFSRLMDQLFDGSKEKSSSPSIKREVSQLPERPASRSSTGSVVPNPVDKIVKTPETRRRRSSQKQRCSIKEGDTTLDYVSAVEFPSSPSPRRSGRVRTRKSYPSQDDPMVSAAMGNVPQGKQKISGTHDSSAPQGIIDLTQSSPAGSPGGSGQDFSRTRRLSRGPGWMHKDISGTRRETRLSSAGPKVQVMKEVSIGPSPRRGRKRRPKS; encoded by the exons ATGCGTCTCCACCTCATTATTCAACGCCACGGTCTACCCGTAACGCGCATTCTGTGGACGACCGCATCACCGTCTCTTTACGGTCAGAGTACATCGTCTGCTCTCCCTGCATTTGCGTCAGCTATTACCTCTTCACGCGCGCCTAATGCGCTCTATGCGAATGGTGGCTATACTATTGCTCAGCTCCTGGAAGATGTCAATGAAGTTGTTCCTCTTGAGACGGAGCCAGCACTGTTTGACAGTGAGTTCAGTGGGCAATGGGGACTTGAGGACTATGTAGTTGAAGTGGGGGGCTCCGAGTGTCTACATTTCATGGAGGTGGAAGGTCTTTTGAGAGATGGCGACGAAGTTTT GATTCGCGCGCTACAAATATCCGACTTACGGGCTAGGCGACTGACCGGGCGGCATCAAATCTCGACCGATGGCAAGCACCTCATAGACGGTGTACCCTTTGGTAAGCCTTTTCTGAAACGACCGGTCTCCTCAAGACCTGCGATTACGATCCCTCCACGGAAAAGAAGGCGTACTACATTTGCGACACAAGATAATGTAGTCGGGTATCATGAGGAGGATACGGAGTGGGCTCTTCCGCGAATTCGCTCTTTCAAAGAACTTTCGGCTCTCAGAGGCGTCGATGAGCCTGAAACTGGTATTATGGATGGCAATGTGGAGTAtaatgacgatgaggatgaggatgaataTGAGGACTACCATGAAAGCCACGAGGATACTGGCAATGGTACCGTTATTCGCCATCACGTCGATAACACTGAAGATGCCGAAGCATCAGAAAGCGACGCAGACGCATCTGATATCGATGCTAGAGACTTGGAAGATGAGTTAAAGGACCTAAAAGAGGATTTGGATATCTCGGCTATGCCAGAAACCGAGTCAACGGATGATGAACAACATGAAACTGAACGCAGAGGCTATGCATTACGCTCAAGGCTGAGTACCTCACATGCAGCACCGACTAAGAGTTCAGTTGCACAAGTCATTCAGGCTTCTTCAGAAGCACATTCCTTCCGAAGGGATTCAAAAGCTGTTAGGTTCAGTCAGCAAAAAGAGGGGTCGCCAATGCTTCCTTCCCTAGAATCTGCGATAGCCAAGGCACCGCCAGCTTCGGATTCAAACTCCGATTCAAGCGATAGTGCCAGTAGCTCTTCTTTGAGTGACTCCAGTAACACAGATTCGGGTGACGGCTCGAGTTCTTCAGACGAATCATCCTCCGAATCAAGTGATGATTCTAGCTCCGATTCAGACATTTCCACTTCAGAgtcggaggatgaagagatatcAACCGCACCACTCGTAGCCAACCCACCTGGCTATGGCTCCGTAagaacgaagaagagcaatcAACGCAACAAAATGCGACGAAGACTGTCAAAGTTAAAAGAGCTTGGTGCGTTGCCCGCGGAGGCAGATTTTGCTGCTCTGCGAGActgggaagacaagaataaaGGCCAGCGCTTTGTGCCTGAAATTTCAGGTTCTAATAAAGGCCctgagatggaagaattCGAGGAAAGACGGCAAAAGTTGCTCCGTGATATTGACTCAGGGGGCATCGATATTACCGATGGCACATTTTCCCCTCTAAAGCCGGTCGAGGAAAGCAACCAGTCGCAATCTAAAGAGCTTGCAAAGCAGCACGAAGCTACTGTGGAGGAGGCCGGCGAAGTCGTCCCAGAGCCAAAACGACGCACCCTAGATGTTGCAAGCTCTAGAAGGTTACTCTTCGGCTCCCTTGGTGTTAGAACACCGCgaaccaaagaagacgaggaagctACTCGAAAGAAGCTCGCAGGGAAGGCGAACAATTTCGTTCCTCAGAAGAAAGTGTCTGATGAACTTACAGATGCCCCTGAAAGTGACCTGGACGAGGACTGGGAAAATAAACTCATAGTTAGAGCTACTGAGTGCGTTTATGATGACATTCAATTGACGGcgcctccttttcctttcgAGCAGCGTTGGGATTACGAAGCTGGTGACCTTATCAGACAACGAAAAGGCTtaggaaagaagaggaaaaggcgCCAGCAACTCCAAGTctacgatgaggaagaaggtgatTATGGAGGTGGTGAGGATAGTTTTGTCGACGATGATCTGCATCACAACTACGATGACTCGGAGCAACTTTACAGCGAGGCAAACGATCATGAAGCTGCGCAGATTGCAGAAGAAAAATCAGATGATTTGCCTTCAGTCCCAAGTGACCCAAGCTCTCTTCGCGACCTTGTTGAAGACGACTTGAAATGTGGATGCGTACTTGCCTTTAAACAGCTGGATGTGTCTAAGGCCACAAATTGGCAACCCACCGTGACCGATTTTCGAGTTGCGGAGATACATGATGTGTATGATGATGGGACCCTCAATCTCCGGCTTGCGAAGCGAGACCGCAGACAGGTCAAAGAAATAGAActcgaggaagatggaccTCAGTATAGTGGGTTTGAAATGCCGGGCTATGAAGACGAAGGTGAAGATGACGGCTTCAGGGAGATGTCCTTTGCCGATCTTATTGACCCGAAGCTTCTTCGGCCTGCAGAACTTGAAAAGACTAAGCAGACCAGCAAGTCA TTGCCTCGCGATCACGCGCTCACCCGACCAAGCTCCCCAGAGTTATTTCCGCGAAGCCCCAGTCCGGCTACAAACCAACCTGGGATGTCCGGCGGGCTTACAGACTATGAACAAACAATCAAGGAATCTAGCAAGCTGCCTAACAAACTGGATCCCGAGGTACCGACAAGCAGTATGACTGATAATATACATACTTCTATAGGTGACGCCAATCCTGAGATAAGGTCACCGACGTTCGATGGGTTCCAATCTTCTAGCCCAACGTCAGGGCAGCCGCTGAAGGCTAGCTTGTATGATTCTGACAGCAGTTGCTCCGACCCTCACTCCCTTGAGGGAAAAGATGTTCAGTTTATGTCCCActcttctccgcctcccattcttcctgATAATTTCTCGTCGTTACCCCCATCGGATGACGATCTGCAGATGCTTAGCACCCCAAGGAGTGAAGTCTCGTTCAGCCGCCTGATGGACCAGCTGTTCGATGGcagcaaagagaaaagtagcTCCCCTTCAATAAAAAGGGAAGTGAGTCAACTCCCGGAAAGGCCGGCCTCTCGGTCATCAACTGGTTCCGTCGTTCCCAATCCGGTTGACAAAATTGTCAAAACTCCTGAAACCCGGCGTCGACGTAGCTCTCAGAAGCAGAGATGCAGCATTAAGGAAGGAGACACAACACTGGATTATGTGTCTGCAGTGgaatttccttcttcaccttctccacgcCGATCAGGGAGGgtgaggacgaggaagtcATACCCGTCGCAAGATGATCCAATGGTCAGCGCTGCCATGGGGAACGTTCCACAGGGCAAGCAGAAGATCTCAGGCACTCATGACTCCTCGGCGCCCCAAGGAATAATCGACTTGACTCAATCCAGCCCTGCAGGGTCTCCCGGAGGCAGTGGCCAGGATTTTTCTCGGACCCGTCGGCTTTCTCGAGGCCCAGGATGGATGCATAAGGATATCTCCGGCACCCGCAGAGAAACCAGGTTGTCATCGGCGGGGCCAAAAGTACAGGTCATGAAAGAGGTCAGTATCGGTCCGTCGCCGCGGCGGGGAAGAAAGCGGAGGCCAAAATCCTAG
- a CDS encoding arrestin (or S-antigen), N-terminal domain protein (predicted protein) translates to MSATLYIDRPHTHFTNLDFLTGKVVVKLTSETQISGIQVKLEGESRTRLSGPRHPHHEQSDKKRTEIEVHKILYKVLNLFPTPAVFNENTPNTVWTFAAGTYEYPFQFKFPFNNACSFQNSMLTNLNISGLKVEVARDTHRHVKKTLPPSLSSFPQMADIKYYVKATVVRPQFYKENIRTITNINFLPIEPPRTGNPGEETYARRQHGFAKSPSTSKMKSLFQKGSSSSLRDSSGDSPRVSADIRLPNPSILTCNEPIPLRILVSKTSESFETIFLQTLQIELIAYTKILAHDLKRNETNTSVIFSRSNMAIPLGRGGDPVGTEWTIDASMWSHIPLPSSVAPTFETCNISRTYELEVRVGLSHGTVGNMKPQLIVLPLRMPVKVYSGISPPQALLDAMAENGHIQPTVSPTKPSRPSQETSAPPPMPPRPTRPPAPLNPEDGYDDAPPSYEDAMAETLSPVDGPRREPGLPLHPPSHGNKVCSRFTNSRLFRKTVHLNISL, encoded by the exons ATGTCTGCAACCCTCTACATCGACAGGCCGCACACGCACTTCACCAACCTCGATTTTCTCACGGGCAAGGTTGTGGTAAAACTGACTTCGGAGACTCAAATAAGTGGGATCCAAGTTAAACTGGAAGGAGAAAGTCGAACCCGCCTCTCGGGACCGCGACATCCGCACCATGAGCAATCTGATAAAAAGCGCACCGAGATTGAGGTTCATAAG ATCTTATACAAAGTCCTCAATCTCTTCCCAACCCCGGCTGTCTTCAATGAGAACACTCCGAATACTGTTTGGACTTTTGCTGCGGGGACTTACGAGTATCCCTTTCAGTTCAAG TTTCCCTTCAACAATGCATGTAGCTTTCAGAATAGCATGCTCACCAATCTCAACATTAGTGGTCTCAAAGTTGAGGTAGCTCGCGATACACATCGACATGTAAAGAAAACACTGCCTCCATCATTGAGTAGCTTCCCTCAAATGGCAGACATCAAATATTACGTCAAAGCGACAGTAGTTAGGCCGCAGTTCTACAAGGAAAATATAAGGACG ATTACCAACATAAACTTTCTTCCCATCGAACCACCGAGGACGGGCAATCCGGGTGAAGAAACATATGCACGACGTCAACATGGATTTGCGAAATCCCCCAGCACATCAAAGATGAAGAGTTTGTTCCAAAAAGGCTCCAGTTCGTCTCTCCGAGATTCTTCCGGTGACTCGCCTCGCGTATCCGCAGATATCAGACTACCAAATCCCTCGATACTTACATGTAACGAACCAATCCCGCTACGTATCCTTGTCAGCAAAACTTCGGAGTCATTTGAAACGATATTCTTGCAGACACTGCAAATTGAGTTAATCGCCTATACCAAAATTCTTGCCCATGATCTAAAACGGAATGAAACAAACACTTCAGTCATCTTCAGCCGCAGTAATATGGCCATTCCACTTGGGAGAGGAGGCGATCCAGTCGGCACTGAATGGACTATCGATGCTAGTATGTGGAGCCACATACCTCTCCCGAGCTCGGTGGCACCAACCTTTGAAACCTGCAATATCTCGAGGACATATGAGTTAGAAGTGCGGGTTGGTTTGAGTCATGGCACTGTCGGCAATATGAAA CCCCAACTCATTGTACTGCCGTTACGGATGCCTGTCAAAGTTTACTCTGGAATCTCCCCGCCTCAGGCGCTTCTGGACGCCATGGCTGAAAACGGGCACATTCAACCAACAGTTTCCCCTACCAAACCAAGCCGACCTTCTCAGGAAACCAGCGCACCGCCTCCGATGCCCCCAAGGCCTACTAGACCTCCCGCACCTCTAAATCCAGAGGATGGTTATGACGACGCACCCCCGAGTTACGAAGACGCAATGGCTGAAACTCTGAGTCCTGTGGATGGCCCCCGTCGCGA ACCGGGTCTCCCCCTACATCCCCCGTCGCACGGCAACAAAGTGTGCTCAAGATTCACAAACTCGCGGCTCTTCAGGAAGACAGTCCACCTCAATATCAGCCTGTAG
- a CDS encoding triglyceride lipase (predicted protein), with product MRCAVATLRADTRFASLKRVCQYHRFNHRIPRGFHSSTCRYQLPEGTGSDPRLEGLGKVIEDEYAVIREVYDTPKHAIVLAHGLLGFDELRLAGPYFPGVQYWRGIKEALSVKGIEVITATVPPSGSIEARAEELAKDIAAGAQGKAVNIIAGETFMSNGIVLYILIHIPEGLTPDI from the exons ATGAGATGCGCCGTCGCTACACTGCGCGCAGATACTAGGTTTGCCAGCCTGAAGCGCGTCTGCCAATACCATCGGTTCAATCATCGAATCCCTCGTGGGTTCCATTCATCAACTTGTAGATACCAGCTCCCTGAGGGCACGGGGTCTGACCCACGGCTGGAAGGGCTGGGGAAAGTCATTGAGGATGAATATGCGGTGATTCGGGAAGTTTATG ATACCCCAAAGCATGCCATTGTCCTAGCCCATGGGCTTCTTGGATTTGATGAATTGCGCCTTGCTGGCCCTTACTTTCCTGGTGTGCAATACTGGCGCGGCATTAAAGAGGCGCTGTCAGTGAAAGGAATTGAGGTCATCACCGCTACAGTACCTCCTTCAGGCTCCATTGAAGCACGTGCTGAGGAACTAGCAAAGGATATTGCTGCTGGTGCTCAAGGGAAGGCTGTTAATATTATTGC GGGTGAGACATTCATGTCAAACGGAATAGTCCTTTACATATTGATCCATATTCCAGAGGGCTTGACTCCCGATATATGA
- a CDS encoding uncharacterized protein (predicted protein): MSAQNSAGIQTLLDAEREAQKIVQQVLDRTKRIRDAKSEAQKEIEEYRNQKEQEFKKFEAEHSSGYKKAEEDANKEAEVKLQEIKDAGNSKGAKVVEDLISALTDVKPEASEKILSQA, translated from the exons ATG TCCGCTCAGAACTCCGCAGGCATTCAGACCCTCCTCGAT GCCGAGAGAGAGGCTCAGAAGATTGTTCAACAAG TTCTAGACCGTACGAAGCGCATAAGGGATGCGAAGTCAGAGGcacagaaggagatcgaggagtACAGAAATCAGAAGGAACAAGAGTTCAAGAAATTCGAGGCTGAG CACTCGAGCGGATATaagaaggccgaagaggatgCAAACAAGGAGGCAGAAGTGAAGCTGCAGGAAATTAAGGATGCTGGAAACAGCAAGGGCGCTAAGGTTGTCGAAGACCTTATCAGTGCGCTGACCGATGTGAAGCCTGAGGCTTCCGAAAAGATCCTCAGCCAGGCATAG